Proteins encoded by one window of Chromobacterium violaceum ATCC 12472:
- a CDS encoding MbtH family protein, which translates to MSAEQTNPFDDESLSFLVLVNRQDQHSLWPSQLPTPAGWRAVFGPDGRAACVSYLDANWTDIRPRALRSG; encoded by the coding sequence ATGAGCGCGGAGCAAACCAATCCTTTCGATGACGAAAGCCTTTCCTTTCTCGTCCTGGTAAACCGCCAGGACCAGCACAGCCTGTGGCCGTCGCAGTTGCCGACGCCGGCGGGTTGGCGCGCGGTGTTCGGGCCCGATGGCCGCGCCGCGTGCGTTTCCTATCTCGACGCCAACTGGACCGATATCCGGCCGCGCGCGCTGCGCAGCGGCTGA